In Gammaproteobacteria bacterium, a single genomic region encodes these proteins:
- the mrdA gene encoding penicillin-binding protein 2 has translation MAVRETLSNSSYGSPRDERKRFAIRAAVAALATFVLLAVLAGRMAFLQITNHDHFQTLSQDNRIRLVAVPPPRGLIYDRNGVVLAENLPSYTLEITPSQVRDLPATLAGLAEILPISDSDLSRFQTIVRRQEPFQAAPLLLNVSPRHVASFAINRHLFAGVDIAAHSSRRYPAAELAAHAVGYVGRINEAELRQLDPNMYSATSHIGKLGVEKYYETRLHGAPGFQHVEINAQGKPLRVLDQQLPIPGADLVLSLDMGLQRVATEALGDANGAVVAIEPATGEVLAMVSKPAYDPNLFVNGISYTDYDLLRDDPRRPLFNRALTGQYPPGSTIKPFMGLAGLDYGVTQADRTMWAGPYYQLPGDSRHYRDWKPEGHGLVNLELAIMRSADVYFYDLAHRLGIDRMHDFLTRFGLGRVTGLDSTGEAAGLLPSSAWKLAARGQVWFPGETLSAGIGQGYMLVTPLQLAAATATLAMRGKYVRPRFLHALQDICTGAFRAIEPEFTGALEVRDAAFWDQVIGPMVEVTRNPRGTAYSIGQDAQYAIAGKTGTAQVFGLAQDEEYDETRVAAELRDHALFIASAPAEAPRIAIAVIVENGGGGGRVAAPIARKVLDYHLLESAPALMAGPR, from the coding sequence ATGGCGGTACGAGAGACTCTTAGTAACTCGAGTTACGGAAGTCCGCGCGACGAACGCAAACGATTCGCGATACGTGCCGCGGTCGCCGCGCTGGCGACCTTCGTGCTGCTGGCTGTCCTGGCGGGCCGCATGGCGTTTCTGCAGATTACCAATCACGATCACTTTCAGACACTCTCGCAGGATAACCGCATAAGACTGGTCGCGGTGCCGCCTCCGCGTGGACTTATCTATGACCGCAACGGCGTGGTGCTGGCCGAGAATCTGCCCAGCTACACGCTGGAAATTACCCCCTCCCAGGTACGCGACTTGCCCGCGACCCTGGCCGGGCTGGCCGAAATCCTGCCGATCAGCGACAGTGACCTGAGCCGCTTTCAAACCATCGTGCGACGTCAGGAACCTTTCCAGGCCGCGCCGCTGCTGCTCAATGTCAGTCCCCGGCACGTCGCATCATTCGCCATCAACCGCCATCTGTTTGCCGGCGTCGACATCGCCGCCCATTCGAGCCGCCGCTATCCCGCGGCCGAGCTGGCCGCGCACGCCGTGGGTTACGTCGGGCGCATCAACGAAGCCGAGCTGCGCCAGCTCGACCCAAACATGTACAGCGCCACCAGCCACATCGGCAAACTGGGCGTGGAAAAATATTATGAGACCCGGCTGCACGGCGCGCCGGGTTTCCAGCACGTCGAGATCAACGCACAGGGCAAGCCATTGCGCGTGCTGGATCAGCAGTTACCGATACCCGGCGCGGATCTGGTCTTGAGTCTGGATATGGGTTTGCAGCGCGTGGCGACCGAGGCGCTGGGCGACGCGAACGGCGCGGTGGTCGCGATCGAGCCCGCCACCGGCGAGGTTCTGGCGATGGTCAGCAAGCCTGCATACGACCCCAACCTGTTCGTCAACGGCATCAGTTACACGGATTACGACCTGCTCCGCGACGATCCCCGCAGGCCGCTGTTCAATCGCGCGCTCACCGGCCAGTATCCGCCGGGTTCGACCATCAAGCCGTTCATGGGGCTGGCGGGGCTGGATTACGGCGTCACGCAGGCTGATCGAACCATGTGGGCCGGGCCGTATTATCAGTTGCCCGGCGACAGCCGCCACTACCGCGACTGGAAGCCCGAGGGTCACGGGCTGGTGAACCTGGAGCTGGCTATCATGCGTTCGGCCGACGTGTATTTCTATGATCTGGCGCATCGGCTCGGCATCGACCGCATGCACGATTTCCTGACGCGATTCGGGCTGGGGCGGGTCACCGGACTCGATTCCACCGGCGAGGCGGCGGGCTTGCTGCCGTCCAGCGCCTGGAAGCTGGCCGCGCGCGGTCAGGTCTGGTTTCCGGGCGAGACCTTAAGCGCCGGCATCGGGCAGGGCTACATGCTGGTGACCCCGCTGCAGCTCGCCGCCGCCACCGCCACCCTGGCGATGCGCGGCAAATACGTACGCCCACGGTTTCTGCACGCGCTTCAGGATATCTGCACGGGCGCCTTCCGGGCGATTGAGCCCGAATTCACCGGCGCCCTCGAAGTGCGCGATGCGGCGTTCTGGGACCAGGTGATCGGTCCCATGGTCGAGGTCACGCGCAACCCGCGCGGCACCGCGTACAGCATCGGTCAGGACGCGCAATACGCGATCGCCGGCAAGACCGGTACTGCGCAGGTATTCGGCCTGGCGCAGGATGAAGAATATGACGAAACCAGGGTCGCGGCGGAACTGCGCGATCATGCCTTGTTCATCGCTTCCGCGCCGGCTGAAGCGCCGCGCATCGCGATTGCCGTCATTGTCGAAAACGGTGGCGGGGGCGGGCGCGTGGCGGCGCCGATCGCGCGCAAGGTGCTGGATTACCATCTGCTGGAAAGCGCCCCCGCGCTCATGGCCGGTCCTCGGTGA